The following coding sequences lie in one Spinacia oleracea cultivar Varoflay chromosome 1, BTI_SOV_V1, whole genome shotgun sequence genomic window:
- the LOC110805552 gene encoding pentatricopeptide repeat-containing protein At5g15980, mitochondrial, translating to MRNQWRLLLRHQTHHHSLSPANIYRSLSLLQVTSTTNSSLSLSSTLPNFTSHFQHPSLRYFSSIHEKSPESLTLLSIFTKTINGDEIKNELAANNVVISRDLVVDVLRDLNSDPKTAIKLFDWVLKRESGSLSSKAYNFMLGILGSNALFKEFWEMVDSMRKLGYGVRKGAFDKVLERFEKDGSQSDVEKLKGLYSKDLNGASLAETASARVCKIIRREAWCENVEKGLSELNVGYSSELIEMVLEKLNDEPMKGLIFFRWVEESGLFKHDQRTYNAMEVILGREEYLDRFWKVIEDMKNAGYEIEMGTYVKVLEKFIKKRMMEDSVSLFELAMNAADKPSQRDCTFLLKKIAVAKVLDMELFSRVVKAYTEKGFALDDSMLDAVLKSLTSVGKIRMYNKVLDAMVKGGFKPSGAMQNRVAFDLSSSRKKDEANEFMVKLVDHGITPDSKTWVSLIEGHCVGGDLDKAKDCFEKMIERQEVSSAGYALDLLVNAYCNRDRATEACKIISDVVNKVDVKAGHTTYKTLISKLLVQKGFQEACSLLGLMKNNGFPPFLDPFVAYLVKRGTPDEAMAFFKAMTVNKFPSTSVFLRVFDAYFEAGKHKQAQNLLAVCPQYIRNHPDVLNLFCSKKPDKTTKPTKPAVVAA from the coding sequence ATGAGAAATCAATGGCGTCTTCTCCTTCGTCATCAAACTCACCATCACTCTCTCTCTCCTGCAAACATCTACAGATCACTTTCTCTCCTCCAGGTAACCTCCACAACCAACTCCTCTCTTTCACTCTCTTCAACTCTCCCCAATTTCACCTCCCATTTTCAGCACCCTTCTCTGCGTTATTTTTCATCAATTCACGAAAAATCCCCTGAATCTTTGACCTTACTTAGTATCTTTACTAAAACCATTAATGGTGATGAGATTAAGAACGAATTAGCTGCTAATAATGTTGTCATTTCTCGTGATCTTGTTGTGGATGTGCTAAGAGATCTTAATTCGGATCCTAAAACTGCGATTAAGTTGTTTGATTGGGTTTTGAAGAGAGAAAGTGGTAGTTTGAGCTCTAAAGCTTATAATTTCATGCTGGGGATTCTGGGTAGTAATGCGCTTTTTAAGGAATTCTGGGAAATGGTTGATTCTATGAGAAAATTAGGTTATGGGGTTAGAAAGGGTGCTTTTGATAAGGTGTTGGAGAGGTTCGAAAAAGATGGTTCGCAATCTGATGTTGAGAAGTTGAAAGGATTGTATTCAAAAGATCTAAATGGGGCGTCGTTGGCTGAGACGGCATCAGCCAGGGTTTGTAAGATTATTAGGAGGGAAGCTTGGTGTGAGAATGTTGAGAAGGGGTTGAGTGAATTAAATGTTGGTTATTCTAgtgaattgattgaaatggtgTTGGAGAAGCTTAATGATGAGCCAATGAAGGGTTTGATCTTTTTCAGGTGGGTGGAGGAGAGTGGTTTGTTTAAACATGATCAGCGGACTTATAACGCCATGGAGGTCATTTTGGGTAGAGAGGAGTATCTAGATAGGTTTTGGAAGGTCATTGAGGATATGAAAAATGCAGGGTATGAGATAGAGATGGGAACTTATGTTAAGGTCTTGGAGAAGTTTATTAAGAAGAGAATGATGGAGGATTCTGTAAGCCTATTCGAGCTTGCAATGAATGCAGCGGACAAGCCTTCTCAGCGAGACTGCACTTTTCTTTTGAAGAAAATTGCGGTTGCCAAGGTACTTGACATGGAATTGTTTTCCAGGGTTGTTAAGGCATATACAGAAAAGGGTTTTGCTTTGGATGATTCGATGCTGGATGCTGTGCTGAAATCCTTGACTAGTGTTGGGAAGATAAGAATGTATAACAAGGTCTTAGATGCTATGGTTAAAGGTGGGTTTAAACCCAGTGGTGCTATGCAAAATAGGGTTGCATTTGATCTAAGTAGTTCTAGGAAGAAAGATGAAGCAAATGAATTTATGGTGAAACTAGTGGATCATGGCATCACACCTGATAGCAAGACATGGGTATCTTTGATTGAAGGGCATTGTGTTGGTGGTGATCTTGACAAGGCAAAAGATTGTTTTGAAAAGATGATTGAAAGACAGGAAGTTTCTTCTGCAGGATATGCGCTCGACTTGTTGGTAAATGCCTACTGCAACAGAGACAGAGCTACTGAAGCTTGCAAGATTATATCTGATGTTGTGAATAAAGTGGATGTGAAGGCAGGGCATACTACATACAAGACTCTAATTAGCAAACTCTTGGTTCAGAAGGGTTTCCAAGAAGCCTGTAGTCTGCTTGGTTTGATGAAGAATAATGGGTTCCCTCCTTTCTTGGATCCATTCGTAGCTTACCTTGTGAAGAGAGGAACTCCAGATGAAGCCATGGCGTTTTTTAAGGCTATGACTGTGAACAAGTTTCCATCTACCAGTGTCTTTCTTCGAGTATTTGACGCATATTTTGAGGCTGGAAAACATAAACAAGCTCAGAATCTGCTTGCCGTATGCCCACAGTATATCAGAAACCACCCTGATGTTCTGAATCTCTTTTGCTCCAAGAAGCCTGATAAAACAACTAAACCTACTAAACCAGCTGTTGTTGCTGCATAA
- the LOC130467704 gene encoding uncharacterized protein isoform X2, protein MENENGKHVLKFDQQMTECMMSQKRKQQVVAMLCAVVLIALTTSVAHAQISSDCQEHINGVLESLKNDNQMLETDYFGAIQNSLSHFTDAEPSELTGQCLSSSMPFLPITEECEVQFDVVFKTLEEANQKIQDDDFYHTMSTEVIKSLTKQYQLLRSKCSLP, encoded by the exons ATGGAGAATGAAAATGGGAAGCACGTACTTAAGTTTGATCAGCAAATGACCGAATGTATGATGTCACAG AAGCGAAAGCAACAGGTGGTAGCAATGTTGTGTGCGGTGGTGCTAATCGCGCTAACCACTAGTGTCGCTCATGCCCAGATTTCATCAGATTGCCAGGAGCACATCAACGGGGTACTCGAATCTTTGAAAAACGataatcaaatgttggaaaccGACTACTTTGGTGCAATCCAAAATAGCTTATCCCACTTTACTGATGCTGAGCCCTCAGAGTTGACAGGCCAGTGCCTATCAAGCTCTATGCCATTCTTACCAATCACCGAGGAATGTGAGGTTCAATTCGACGTGGTGTTTAAAACTTTGGAGGAAGCAAACCAGAAGATACAAGACGACGATTTCTATCATACTATGTCTACAGAGGTTATCAAGTCCCTCACCAAACAATACCAACTCCTCCGTAGCAAATGCTCACTGCCCTAA
- the LOC130467704 gene encoding uncharacterized protein isoform X1 codes for MENENGKHVLKFDQQMTECMMSQVRSLQLYKFISRVPVIHPNKRKQQVVAMLCAVVLIALTTSVAHAQISSDCQEHINGVLESLKNDNQMLETDYFGAIQNSLSHFTDAEPSELTGQCLSSSMPFLPITEECEVQFDVVFKTLEEANQKIQDDDFYHTMSTEVIKSLTKQYQLLRSKCSLP; via the exons ATGGAGAATGAAAATGGGAAGCACGTACTTAAGTTTGATCAGCAAATGACCGAATGTATGATGTCACAGGTACGGAGTTTGCAGCTATATAAATTCATCAGTAGAGTTCCAGTTATACATCCAAAT AAGCGAAAGCAACAGGTGGTAGCAATGTTGTGTGCGGTGGTGCTAATCGCGCTAACCACTAGTGTCGCTCATGCCCAGATTTCATCAGATTGCCAGGAGCACATCAACGGGGTACTCGAATCTTTGAAAAACGataatcaaatgttggaaaccGACTACTTTGGTGCAATCCAAAATAGCTTATCCCACTTTACTGATGCTGAGCCCTCAGAGTTGACAGGCCAGTGCCTATCAAGCTCTATGCCATTCTTACCAATCACCGAGGAATGTGAGGTTCAATTCGACGTGGTGTTTAAAACTTTGGAGGAAGCAAACCAGAAGATACAAGACGACGATTTCTATCATACTATGTCTACAGAGGTTATCAAGTCCCTCACCAAACAATACCAACTCCTCCGTAGCAAATGCTCACTGCCCTAA